Proteins from a single region of Hermetia illucens chromosome 3, iHerIll2.2.curated.20191125, whole genome shotgun sequence:
- the LOC119651801 gene encoding pollen-specific leucine-rich repeat extensin-like protein 3: protein MKSILIISTLLVVAYARPEPPSGRYGPPAPPPKPQYGPPAPQKYSPPSPPKQQYGPPPQEYGPPAQEYGPPAPQYGPPPPAKIVTKNIYVHVPPEEPTEIVRSQAIEAPVPKKHYKVIFIKAPTPPTPTVPVIPVQPQDEHKTLVYVLVKKPEPQPDVVVPSPEPTEPSKPEVYFIKYKEQPKPATQYGPPGPY from the coding sequence atCATTTCAACCCTCCTGGTGGTGGCTTATGCTCGACCAGAACCACCAAGTGGTCGTTATGGACCGCCAGCTCCACCACCAAAACCTCAATACGGACCACCAGCTCCACAAAAATACAGTCCACCTTCGCCACCAAAACAACAATACGGACCACCACCACAAGAGTATGGACCACCTGCCCAGGAATATGGTCCTCCAGCTCCTCAATATGGACCTCCACCACCAGCGAAGATTGTTACTAAGAACATCTACGTCCATGTTCCACCCGAGGAGCCAACTGAAATCGTTCGAAGTCAGGCAATTGAAGCTCCAGTTCCAAAGAAGCACTACAAGGTGATCTTCATTAAGGCACCAACTCCACCAACCCCAACTGTGCCAGTCATTCCTGTTCAACCCCAAGATGAACACAAGACTTTGGTCTACGTGTTGGTCAAGAAACCTGAACCACAACCTGATGTTGTTGTACCATCGCCTGAACCAACGGAACCAAGCAAGCCAGAGGTTTACTTCAtcaagtacaaggagcaaccaaaACCAGCTACACAATATGGTCCACCTGGACCTTATTAG